The Haloarchaeobius amylolyticus genome window below encodes:
- a CDS encoding DUF7521 family protein has translation MVLMLMRLILFALALGLTFISFQAYNQKGGKRLESAFIGFAFISMGVALTNISMQITKGVVYFNIAETVPFIVGFSMLYLSLYR, from the coding sequence ATGGTGCTGATGCTGATGCGACTGATCCTGTTCGCGCTCGCGCTCGGACTCACCTTCATCAGTTTTCAGGCGTACAACCAGAAGGGCGGTAAACGGCTCGAATCGGCGTTCATCGGCTTCGCCTTCATCAGCATGGGCGTCGCCCTGACGAACATCAGCATGCAGATAACCAAGGGCGTCGTCTACTTCAACATCGCCGAGACGGTGCCGTTCATCGTCGGGTTCAGCATGCTGTATCTCTCCCTGTACCGCTGA
- a CDS encoding OB-fold nucleic acid binding domain-containing protein, with protein sequence MGNCIICGASVDGHICKSHEEDVVFVFEGNSPNQLTPGRYYEGSVDGFAEFGVFVDIGTSVTGLLHRSELDRRLDSLDWQSGDTVYVQVTDVRDNGNIDLGWSIRQDEAEFRGKLIDNPSGDKLPEEEEKQEVAATTEGTQQATTQVRTPDGSDATPSSDKTEEPGEAPDEGNADSASDASGADDEQDGTDESAQAESAQAESAQDESAADEPATADESDAAPEPSDDEPLARTQIDGLTEQVGQVVSIEGEVISVRQTSGPTVFELRDESGVIECAAFEEAGVRAYPDVSVDDVVRLEGEVERRHDNIQVETESLTILEGEEAAAVDERMQAAIDDEADPGSIDLLADHDAVAAVTDEIREVATAIRRAVIESRPVVVRHRATAEGYVAGAAIERAVLPLVREEHARDDAVYHFFERRPLDEPVYDMDAATNDVTDMLDARERHGEQLPLVVLADLGSTLESRESYDLLDVYDADRVVVDAGHPDEEIVDSVAGIVNPHLAGSGDDVTSATLAANVAAHVNEDVREDLRHLPAVSFWADAPSAYTDLASEAGYDADETRELREAIALEAYYQSYKDKRELITDLLFNESDGLAGHVSEQFRIKLERELETARRNVSTRTAKGIEFAVLDADAFTHRFDFPPTELLLEALHREQAAETDETLVTLALGDDDLYLRSTDHVDMRGVADEVAEVVPESGLSVVGGRDGHLEYLSGEREDVLNATVSAIAKSFKP encoded by the coding sequence ATGGGTAACTGTATCATCTGTGGTGCCTCGGTCGACGGGCACATCTGCAAGAGTCACGAAGAGGACGTCGTCTTCGTCTTCGAGGGCAACTCCCCGAACCAACTGACCCCCGGACGCTACTACGAGGGAAGCGTCGACGGCTTCGCCGAGTTCGGCGTCTTCGTCGACATCGGGACGTCCGTCACCGGGCTCCTGCACCGGAGCGAGCTGGACCGACGCCTGGACAGCCTCGACTGGCAGTCCGGCGACACCGTCTACGTGCAGGTCACCGACGTGCGCGACAACGGCAACATCGACCTCGGCTGGTCCATCCGCCAGGACGAGGCCGAGTTCCGCGGCAAGCTCATCGACAACCCGAGCGGTGACAAACTGCCCGAGGAGGAGGAGAAGCAGGAGGTCGCCGCGACGACCGAGGGGACCCAGCAGGCCACCACGCAGGTCCGCACCCCCGACGGCAGCGACGCGACCCCGAGCAGCGACAAGACCGAAGAACCCGGTGAGGCGCCCGACGAGGGAAACGCTGACTCGGCCTCGGACGCGTCCGGGGCCGACGACGAGCAGGACGGAACCGATGAGTCCGCGCAGGCGGAGTCCGCACAGGCGGAGTCCGCACAGGACGAGTCCGCCGCCGACGAACCCGCAACCGCCGACGAGAGCGACGCCGCGCCCGAGCCGAGCGACGACGAACCGCTCGCCCGGACCCAGATCGACGGTCTGACCGAGCAGGTCGGCCAGGTCGTCAGCATCGAGGGCGAGGTCATCAGCGTCCGGCAGACGTCCGGCCCGACCGTCTTCGAACTGCGCGACGAGAGCGGCGTCATCGAGTGCGCCGCGTTCGAGGAGGCCGGCGTGCGCGCCTACCCCGACGTCAGCGTCGACGACGTCGTCCGTCTCGAGGGCGAGGTCGAGCGCCGCCACGACAACATCCAGGTCGAGACGGAGTCCCTGACCATCCTCGAGGGCGAGGAGGCAGCCGCCGTCGACGAGCGCATGCAGGCCGCCATCGACGACGAGGCCGACCCCGGCAGCATCGACCTGCTCGCCGACCACGACGCCGTCGCGGCCGTCACCGACGAGATCCGCGAGGTCGCGACCGCCATCCGCCGCGCCGTCATCGAGTCCCGCCCGGTCGTCGTGCGCCACCGCGCCACGGCCGAGGGCTACGTCGCCGGCGCCGCCATCGAGCGCGCCGTGCTCCCGCTCGTCCGCGAGGAGCACGCCCGCGACGACGCCGTCTACCACTTCTTCGAGCGCCGCCCGCTCGACGAGCCGGTGTACGACATGGACGCCGCGACGAACGACGTGACGGACATGCTCGACGCGCGCGAGCGCCACGGCGAGCAGCTCCCGCTCGTCGTCCTCGCCGACCTCGGCAGCACGCTGGAGTCCCGCGAGAGCTACGACCTGCTCGACGTCTACGACGCCGACCGTGTCGTCGTCGACGCGGGCCACCCTGACGAGGAGATCGTCGACTCGGTCGCCGGCATCGTCAACCCGCACCTCGCCGGGTCGGGCGACGACGTGACGAGCGCGACCCTCGCCGCGAACGTCGCGGCCCACGTCAACGAGGACGTGCGCGAGGACCTGCGTCACCTCCCCGCCGTCAGTTTCTGGGCGGACGCGCCGTCGGCCTACACCGACCTCGCCAGCGAGGCCGGCTACGACGCCGACGAGACCCGCGAACTCCGCGAGGCCATCGCGCTGGAGGCGTACTACCAGTCCTACAAGGACAAGCGCGAACTCATCACGGACCTGCTGTTCAACGAGAGCGACGGGCTCGCCGGCCACGTCAGCGAGCAGTTCCGCATCAAGCTCGAGCGCGAACTCGAGACGGCCCGGCGCAACGTCTCGACGCGCACCGCGAAGGGCATCGAGTTCGCCGTGCTCGACGCCGACGCGTTCACGCACCGCTTCGACTTCCCGCCGACGGAACTCCTGCTCGAGGCGCTCCACCGCGAGCAGGCCGCAGAGACCGACGAGACGCTCGTCACGCTCGCACTTGGTGACGACGACCTCTACCTCCGCAGCACGGACCACGTCGACATGCGTGGCGTCGCCGACGAGGTCGCGGAGGTCGTTCCCGAGTCCGGCCTGAGCGTCGTCGGTGGCCGCGACGGCCACCTCGAGTACCTCTCCGGCGAGCGCGAAGACGTGCTCAACGCGACGGTCTCGGCCATCGCGAAGTCGTTCAAGCCGTAG